The Candidatus Kaelpia aquatica sequence GAGTTATCTTTACAATATTGTTCTTCCTTTTTATTATAAGTATGCGTTCTGGGCTTCTGGGGTATTTTCTGCTAGGTTCAATGATAGGGGGGCGTAGGCGAGGCGGCTTTTGGCATGGGTCTGGATTGGGCAGCTCTGGTGGAGGATTTGGAGGCGGTTTTGGAGGATTTGGAGGCGGTATGACCGGAGGCGGCGGCGGCGGTGGTGGTTGGTAACCAATAAATAATTTAAAAACGAGGGATGATAAAATGAAAAAGATTTGGATTATTTTAGGAGTTCTTATAGTTTTAGCTGTTATGCTTTTTGGTTGGTATAAAAATGGTTATAATCAGGCTATTGCTAAAGATGAAGAAGCAAAATCAGCTTGGGCACAAGTTGAAAACCAGCTACAAAGAAGAAACGATTTAATTCCCAATCTTATAAGTACTGTTAAAGGTTTTGCTTCCCAGGAAAAAGAGATCTTTACAGAAGTAACTCGTTTAAGAAGCCAATGGGGTAAGTCTGCTTCCGTTGAAAGCAAAATAGAGAATGCTAATGCAATGGGCGGAGCGTTGTCACGCCTGCTGTTAGTTGCTGAAAACTATCCTCAATTAAAATCAAATGAGAATTTCTTAGCTCTGCAGGCACAGTTAGAAGGTACTGAGAATAGAATTGCTGTTGAACGCATGCGTTACAATCTTGCAGTCAAAGATTTTAATCGGTTCCAACGCTTATTCTTCGGTCGGTTTTTTGCTGCACAAGCAGGCGTTACTGAGCCAGCAGTATATTTTGAAGCTAAGGAGTATGCTTCTGAAGTCCCTGTTGTTGAGTTTGATTAAGCTGTGCTGCATTATAAAGCATAGGTCTAGGGCACTATATTTTAAAGAGCCGATTGCTTTATTAATGACTGAAAATTAATCTTGATACCGTTATGGAGGATGAGATAAGCAGATGGGATTACTAGCACTCTTATTTAAAGATCCAATGGCATTTTTTTTATTAGTTCCATTGCTTCTTTATTCGGTTATTGCTCATGAGGTGGCGCACGGTTGGGTTGCTTCGCTGTTTGGAGATAATACAGCAAAACATTCCGGTAGATTATCGTTTTACCCCAGATCTCATATTGATCCCATGGGAATGCTTGCACTTTTTATTATAGGATTTGGATGGGCAAGGCCGGTACCAGTTGATTATAGAAATCTGAGCAGCTCTCGGCGGGCTATTATTGCTGTCTCTTTGGCAGGGTGCGCAGCCAATATACTCATTGCAACTGTTACAATATTTTTGCTTCAGTTCCAACTCTTTCAAGCAAACCGTTTCTTCGCTCCGGCTCTTTTAATTACTGCAAGAATAAACATTATGCTGGGAGCGTTCAACCTGATTCCTATTCCTCC is a genomic window containing:
- a CDS encoding site-2 protease family protein, whose product is MGLLALLFKDPMAFFLLVPLLLYSVIAHEVAHGWVASLFGDNTAKHSGRLSFYPRSHIDPMGMLALFIIGFGWARPVPVDYRNLSSSRRAIIAVSLAGCAANILIATVTIFLLQFQLFQANRFFAPALLITARINIMLGAFNLIPIPPLDGSRVLMEFLPSNAKYQLARLEPFGFFIIIILLWTGMLSPVITFVQSIILGFIGMLLGFIR
- a CDS encoding LemA family protein; this translates as MKKIWIILGVLIVLAVMLFGWYKNGYNQAIAKDEEAKSAWAQVENQLQRRNDLIPNLISTVKGFASQEKEIFTEVTRLRSQWGKSASVESKIENANAMGGALSRLLLVAENYPQLKSNENFLALQAQLEGTENRIAVERMRYNLAVKDFNRFQRLFFGRFFAAQAGVTEPAVYFEAKEYASEVPVVEFD